In one Chloroflexota bacterium genomic region, the following are encoded:
- a CDS encoding MFS transporter: MQAASLGAAPSGSNGVKKFGWLGVLVLCAALGLHNGSRMSPIPLIEEFRLRYGVDYAGVGAAIGAYTLAYAFAQLVAGIAADRLGNVKLIRAGLLTMALGSGIFAVANSYPLGVAGRALMGVAGGLLYVPSLSYLFNAFGRADRGKAMGLAQSGIGAGIVLSILLMPPFYLALGLTGAYAVYPTIAIVLLFGLTLFVPDAEVEAKKATGSVRALIRNRDFWLLFMGFAFIGMLAQTAVMSWTPTYLRREFGFGVAEAGMAGAAISAGLMVFSPIFGVLADRWGSRLRVMMAGSLLGMAGFLLLLLTHDAWLVILAGMLVSAGMAATIPMQIVYAGERFAAVGAGTAVAIINTGGQLSQSLDGPFYGTLLDFGLGFQTIWLVATVLGIVRIVAVALLTEERHQSSSAAPMRSARR, translated from the coding sequence GTGCAGGCCGCGAGTCTCGGCGCAGCGCCGAGCGGGAGCAACGGCGTGAAGAAGTTCGGCTGGCTCGGCGTCCTGGTGCTGTGCGCGGCGCTCGGGCTGCACAACGGCTCGCGGATGTCCCCGATCCCCCTGATCGAGGAGTTCCGCCTCCGGTACGGCGTCGACTACGCCGGCGTCGGCGCGGCCATCGGGGCGTACACGCTGGCCTACGCCTTCGCCCAGCTGGTGGCAGGGATCGCCGCCGACCGCCTCGGCAACGTCAAGCTGATCCGAGCCGGCCTGCTGACGATGGCGCTCGGCTCGGGCATCTTCGCCGTTGCCAACAGCTACCCGCTCGGAGTTGCCGGGCGGGCGCTGATGGGCGTCGCCGGCGGCCTGCTCTACGTGCCGTCGCTCTCCTACCTGTTCAACGCGTTCGGGCGTGCGGACCGAGGCAAGGCGATGGGGCTGGCCCAGAGCGGCATCGGCGCGGGCATCGTCCTGTCGATCCTTCTGATGCCGCCGTTCTACCTGGCGCTCGGCCTGACCGGCGCCTACGCCGTCTACCCGACCATCGCCATCGTGCTGCTGTTCGGACTGACCCTGTTCGTGCCCGACGCCGAGGTGGAGGCGAAGAAGGCGACTGGCAGCGTCCGTGCGCTGATCCGTAACCGCGACTTCTGGCTGCTGTTCATGGGCTTCGCGTTCATCGGGATGCTGGCGCAGACGGCGGTGATGTCCTGGACGCCGACGTACCTCCGCCGCGAGTTCGGGTTCGGGGTGGCCGAGGCCGGCATGGCCGGCGCAGCGATCTCGGCCGGCCTGATGGTCTTCTCACCGATCTTCGGGGTGCTGGCGGACCGCTGGGGATCGCGCCTGCGGGTGATGATGGCCGGCAGCCTGCTGGGGATGGCCGGGTTCCTGCTGCTGCTCCTGACCCACGACGCCTGGCTGGTGATCCTGGCCGGCATGCTGGTCAGCGCGGGGATGGCCGCCACCATCCCGATGCAGATCGTCTACGCCGGCGAGCGGTTCGCGGCGGTCGGGGCCGGCACGGCAGTGGCCATCATCAACACCGGCGGGCAGTTGAGCCAGTCGCTCGACGGGCCGTTCTACGGCACCCTGCTCGACTTCGGCCTCGGGTTCCAGACGATCTGGCTCGTGGCAACCGTCCTGGGCATCGTGCGGATCGTGGCCGTCGCGCTGCTCACCGAGG